A part of Acropora palmata chromosome 6, jaAcrPala1.3, whole genome shotgun sequence genomic DNA contains:
- the LOC141884962 gene encoding RYamide receptor-like isoform X1, which translates to MSTTAQEILGSSNSTSMGYIENSTNTTTLASSWLPRDFDTSTGIKTASILLLFIVSLPGNFLLVAVLLKNANKRMRTPSNYFILSMACGDILLTVYSMPQFGILTAYRFRWLVGGVAGEVLCRISFFVGEYSVLVSTGSLLAIALDRLFLVFYPLGRKTTLRTAKYAIAVIWLSSTIFALPSLRLFNTVEIGPGYLLCRFEFKLIYFAIFYLLFCFSILIALPLLITIALYIAIGIKLNRTKRPGNQLPSNRERREQMNHKILAMLVTVVAVLIICRFPLIVGMLSCFSGSREMCSEADFIFTGRFLTYANSPINPWIYFIFNAQFRHGAKLLLMKIFPCCFKALNEVSDVESVGVHVEMEALK; encoded by the coding sequence ATGTCGACGACTGCGCAAGAGATTTTGGGTTCATCTAACAGCACCTCTATGGGATACATCGAAAACAGCACGAATACAACGACTCTAGCTTCGTCTTGGCTGCCACGCGACTTCGACACGAGCACAGGAATAAAAACTGCATctattcttttgctttttatcGTTTCCTTACCTGGAAACTTTCTACTTGTCGCTGTCCTTCTCAAGAATGCCAATAAAAGAATGCGCACCCCAAGTAACTATTTTATTCTTAGCATGGCCTGTGGCGACATCTTACTCACAGTGTACAGCATGCCTCAATTTGGGATTTTGACAGCTTATCGCTTTCGATGGCTTGTCGGTGGAGTTGCTGGCGAGGTACTTTGTCGGATCTCGTTTTTCGTTGGAGAATATTCCGTGTTGGTTTCTACAGGTAGCTTGCTTGCTATCGCATTGGATCGTTTGTTTCTGGTTTTTTATCCACTGGGAAGAAAAACGACTCTTCGCACCGCGAAATATGCGATTGCTGTAATTTGGCTGTCTTCAACAATATTCGCTCTGCCATCGCTAAGATTATTTAATACCGTTGAAATTGGGCCAGGATATCTCCTTTGCAGGTTTGAATTTAAACTCATATACTTTGCCATTTTCTATctccttttttgcttttccatCCTTATTGCACTGCCCCTTTTGATAACCATCGCTTTGTACATTGCTATTGGAATAAAACTAAACAGAACCAAGAGACCAGGGAACCAACTGCCGTCAAATCGCGAGCGCCGAGAACAGATGAATCACAAAATTCTTGCAATGCTTGTAACTGTTGTTGCTGTGTTGATTATTTGCCGTTTTCCTCTCATAGTAGGGATGTTATCCTGCTTCTCAGGTTCAAGAGAAATGTGTAGCGAAGCTGATTTCATTTTTACGGGCAGGTTTCTGACGTATGCCAACAGTCCTATAAACCCTTGGATTTATTTCATCTTCAACGCCCAATTTCGCCACGGAGCCAAACTATTGCTGATGAAGATATTTCCCTGTTGCTTTAAAGCGTTGAACGAAGTTAGTGATGTGGAATCTGTTGGTGTACATGTGGAAATGGAAGcgctaaaatga
- the LOC141884962 gene encoding orexin receptor type 2-like isoform X2 — protein MSTTAQEILGSSNSTSMGYIENSTNTTTLASSWLPRDFDTSTGIKTASILLLFIVSLPGNFLLVAVLLKNANKRMRTPSNYFILSMACGDILLTVYSMPQFGILTAYRFRWLVGGVAGEVLCRISFFVGEYSVLVSTGSLLAIALDRLFLVFYPLGRKTTLRTAKYAIAVIWLSSTIFALPSLRLFNTVEIGPGYLLCRFLTYANSPINPWIYFIFNAQFRHGAKLLLMKIFPCCFKALNEVSDVESVGVHVEMEALK, from the exons ATGTCGACGACTGCGCAAGAGATTTTGGGTTCATCTAACAGCACCTCTATGGGATACATCGAAAACAGCACGAATACAACGACTCTAGCTTCGTCTTGGCTGCCACGCGACTTCGACACGAGCACAGGAATAAAAACTGCATctattcttttgctttttatcGTTTCCTTACCTGGAAACTTTCTACTTGTCGCTGTCCTTCTCAAGAATGCCAATAAAAGAATGCGCACCCCAAGTAACTATTTTATTCTTAGCATGGCCTGTGGCGACATCTTACTCACAGTGTACAGCATGCCTCAATTTGGGATTTTGACAGCTTATCGCTTTCGATGGCTTGTCGGTGGAGTTGCTGGCGAGGTACTTTGTCGGATCTCGTTTTTCGTTGGAGAATATTCCGTGTTGGTTTCTACAGGTAGCTTGCTTGCTATCGCATTGGATCGTTTGTTTCTGGTTTTTTATCCACTGGGAAGAAAAACGACTCTTCGCACCGCGAAATATGCGATTGCTGTAATTTGGCTGTCTTCAACAATATTCGCTCTGCCATCGCTAAGATTATTTAATACCGTTGAAATTGGGCCAGGATATCTCCTTTGCAG GTTTCTGACGTATGCCAACAGTCCTATAAACCCTTGGATTTATTTCATCTTCAACGCCCAATTTCGCCACGGAGCCAAACTATTGCTGATGAAGATATTTCCCTGTTGCTTTAAAGCGTTGAACGAAGTTAGTGATGTGGAATCTGTTGGTGTACATGTGGAAATGGAAGcgctaaaatga